Proteins from a genomic interval of Stenotrophomonas sp. WZN-1:
- a CDS encoding YdcH family protein produces the protein MDTYSPAEIVEHLAALRAEHRLLDEQITRMAANGEDELESKRLKRRKLQLKDCIARLESLQIPDEPA, from the coding sequence GTGGACACCTACAGCCCCGCCGAGATCGTCGAGCACCTCGCCGCCCTGCGCGCCGAGCACCGCCTGCTGGATGAACAGATCACCCGCATGGCCGCCAACGGCGAGGACGAGCTGGAGTCCAAGCGCCTGAAGCGGCGCAAGCTGCAGCTGAAGGACTGCATCGCCAGGCTGGAAAGCCTGCAGATTCCCGACGAGCCGGCCTGA
- a CDS encoding 5'-nucleotidase, lipoprotein e(P4) family: MRRPVSLSLTLLATAALGLSACKRVEAPAAEAAAAQTPAAAAKADGALDATANDNLNAVLWMQRAQEYKAITEQTYRAAADHLDAALKEAHWDALVPEERGNEAKGLKPAVVLDVDETVLDNSPYQARLVRDGKEYDELTWDQWVAEKKAKAIPGVVDFAKAANAKGVTLLYISNRAVHLKDATLANLREQGLPVADDSVFLGLGTVVPGCEQNGSEKNCRRRLAGQKYRVLMQFGDQLGDFVEVTANTNDGRDALLQQYHDWFGERWWMLPNPTYGGFEPAQFNNDYSQSRQARHDAKRAALDYAP, encoded by the coding sequence ATGCGTCGTCCCGTTTCCCTGTCCCTGACCCTGCTCGCCACCGCGGCGCTGGGCCTGTCCGCCTGCAAGCGCGTGGAGGCGCCTGCCGCCGAAGCCGCTGCCGCGCAGACCCCGGCCGCTGCCGCCAAGGCCGATGGCGCACTTGATGCCACCGCCAACGACAACCTCAACGCGGTGCTGTGGATGCAGCGCGCGCAGGAGTACAAGGCGATCACCGAGCAGACCTACCGTGCTGCCGCCGACCACCTGGATGCGGCGCTGAAGGAAGCCCACTGGGACGCACTGGTACCGGAAGAGCGCGGCAACGAGGCCAAGGGCCTGAAGCCGGCCGTGGTGCTGGACGTGGACGAGACCGTGCTGGACAACTCGCCCTACCAGGCGCGCCTGGTGCGCGATGGCAAGGAATACGACGAGCTGACCTGGGACCAGTGGGTGGCCGAAAAGAAGGCCAAGGCCATTCCGGGCGTGGTCGATTTCGCCAAGGCCGCCAATGCCAAGGGCGTGACCCTGCTGTACATCTCCAACCGCGCCGTGCACCTGAAGGACGCGACCCTGGCCAACCTGCGCGAGCAGGGCCTGCCGGTGGCCGACGACAGCGTGTTCCTCGGCCTGGGCACGGTGGTGCCGGGTTGCGAGCAGAACGGCAGCGAGAAGAACTGCCGCCGCCGCCTGGCCGGGCAGAAGTACCGCGTGCTGATGCAGTTCGGCGACCAGCTGGGTGACTTCGTGGAAGTGACCGCCAACACCAACGACGGTCGCGACGCGCTGCTGCAGCAGTACCACGACTGGTTCGGCGAGCGCTGGTGGATGCTGCCGAACCCGACCTACGGCGGCTTCGAGCCGGCACAGTTCAACAACGACTACAGCCAGTCGCGCCAGGCCCGCCACGACGCCAAGCGCGCTGCGCTGGACTACGCGCCGTGA
- the pyrF gene encoding orotidine-5'-phosphate decarboxylase, protein MSRAPLPLRDDERLIFALDVPDRAQALEWVDRLGDSVAFYKIGMELLASGEYFQVLDELARRDKRVFVDLKFFDIPATAAAVIKRLSQWPVSYATIHGWHPAMMEACAAANGSDMRLLAVTVLTSMGRPDLAQMGIDREPVDVVVERALAAQAAGIDGVIASGQEAGPIRAATGAGFSIVCPGIRPGGPVGDDQKRTVGVAQAFADGADAIVVGRPIRLAADPQAAARAIQQEIASALAAR, encoded by the coding sequence GTGAGCCGCGCGCCGCTGCCGCTGCGCGATGACGAGCGCCTGATCTTCGCGCTGGACGTACCCGACCGCGCGCAGGCACTGGAGTGGGTCGACCGCCTCGGTGACAGCGTGGCGTTCTACAAGATCGGCATGGAACTGCTCGCCTCCGGCGAGTACTTCCAGGTGCTCGATGAACTGGCCCGCCGCGACAAGCGCGTGTTCGTCGACCTGAAGTTCTTCGACATCCCGGCCACCGCTGCGGCGGTGATCAAGCGCCTGTCGCAGTGGCCGGTCAGCTACGCCACCATCCATGGCTGGCACCCGGCGATGATGGAGGCCTGCGCTGCCGCCAACGGCAGCGACATGCGCCTGCTGGCGGTGACCGTGCTGACCTCGATGGGCCGCCCCGACCTGGCGCAGATGGGTATCGACCGCGAGCCGGTGGACGTGGTGGTCGAGCGTGCACTGGCCGCCCAGGCCGCCGGCATCGACGGCGTGATCGCGTCGGGCCAGGAAGCCGGCCCGATCCGTGCCGCTACCGGCGCCGGGTTCTCGATCGTCTGCCCGGGCATCCGACCCGGTGGCCCGGTCGGCGATGACCAGAAGCGTACCGTTGGCGTGGCGCAGGCCTTTGCCGATGGCGCCGATGCCATCGTGGTCGGCCGCCCGATCCGCCTGGCGGCCGATCCACAGGCCGCAGCGCGGGCGATCCAGCAGGAGATCGCGTCGGCTCTGGCTGCACGCTGA
- a CDS encoding serine protease — protein MYRSTSLFIGLLLAASAVPAIAAPQVREAPRIIGGEAAPVGEYPFMVSIQGTSGGDSDHDRHFCGGTLISPSWVLTAAHCMQGESPGGIAVVGNATALSTEASPRTSNVKAIHVHPAFNSGNSLEHDVALIQLSTPVDGVQPVALRLRPDASHLKPGREFTVIGWGDTDIGEGRVYPTQLQAVQVPFVPFEQCQQAYGGELSRGKVICAGREGMDSCQADSGGPLLLRLRDGWTQFGIVSWGEGCALAGYPGVYARIAEKHAVDFIESVWQGD, from the coding sequence ATGTATCGCAGCACCTCTTTGTTCATCGGCCTGCTGTTGGCCGCATCTGCCGTACCCGCCATCGCTGCGCCGCAGGTTCGCGAAGCACCGCGCATCATTGGCGGTGAAGCGGCCCCGGTCGGTGAGTACCCGTTCATGGTCAGCATCCAGGGCACCTCCGGCGGCGATTCGGATCATGACCGCCACTTCTGCGGGGGCACCCTCATCTCACCTTCGTGGGTGTTGACGGCCGCGCACTGCATGCAGGGGGAATCGCCTGGCGGCATCGCCGTTGTCGGCAATGCCACTGCCCTGTCTACTGAAGCCTCGCCCCGCACCTCCAACGTCAAGGCGATCCACGTCCATCCGGCATTCAACAGCGGTAATTCGCTGGAGCACGACGTGGCCCTGATCCAGCTCAGCACACCCGTGGACGGTGTACAGCCGGTGGCACTGCGGCTGCGGCCCGACGCCAGTCATCTCAAGCCGGGCCGCGAATTCACGGTGATCGGCTGGGGGGACACCGACATCGGCGAAGGCCGGGTCTACCCGACCCAGCTGCAGGCCGTGCAGGTGCCATTCGTACCGTTCGAGCAGTGCCAGCAGGCCTATGGCGGCGAGTTGTCGCGCGGCAAGGTGATCTGCGCTGGCCGCGAGGGCATGGACAGCTGCCAGGCCGATTCCGGAGGCCCCTTGCTGCTGCGCCTGCGTGACGGCTGGACCCAGTTCGGCATCGTCAGCTGGGGCGAGGGTTGCGCGCTGGCCGGCTACCCGGGCGTTTATGCCCGAATCGCCGAGAAACACGCCGTAGATTTCATTGAATCTGTTTGGCAGGGCGATTGA
- the plsB gene encoding glycerol-3-phosphate 1-O-acyltransferase PlsB, producing MAPMSKQNPLPFPGEESQSTPADTVPASPSTGTGPNPVPPPAHARPAGRRPLWARLLGRLVEPWLSLKIEPEDPGQYNDGRPVMYVLEDYGLSNALILDKACRQAGLPSPLVPLAGDPTGRKRAYLALSRRSSSNSLIPEQRGAKTHSDSLAKVLQAHRVRDDLDVHLVPVSIFVGRAPDKQSGWFAVLFSENWALVGRFRRLLAVLLNGRSTIVRFAPPISLRSTVDEGLEPERTVRKLQRVLRTHFRRIRESVIGPDLSTRRLLVDQVLAAEPVREAIAAQAKRDNSKPADAWKKAHAYAWEIAADYSSPVVRSASFMLSHVWNRIYAGVLVHHLDKFKAAAPGHEVVYVPSHRSHMDYLLLSYLLYDRGIVPPHIVAGINLNLPVVGTLLRKGGAFFIRRSIRGNALYSAVLSEYVAQLVAGGYSLEYFVEGGRSRTGRLLQPKGGMISMTLRAFLRQPRKPVLFQPIYIGYEKLMEGGSYLDELSGRPKEKESIWSLLWGIPKVLKQNYGQVVVNFGEPIALNDVLAEKAPEWGGEAVPEDEKPSWLSTTVDTLAERIQVRVNGAADVNPINLLALALLSTPKHAMGEADLIAQIELCKTLLVEMPYSDRVTVTPHSPERIIAHAEEINVLTRIKHPLGDVLSVSGDTAVLLSYFRNNVVHLFTASSWVACCFQNNRRMSRTGLVQLGRTVYPFLQAELFLPWSEDEFAQRIDQTIDVFVREGLLQNVNEDDGGILARNTGQTDEVFRLRAIGHSLQQAFERYYIAISVLVKNGPGVLGTAELESLCQQAAQRLSLLYAPAAPEFFDKSLFRGFIQKLRELRLVWPDENSKLLFDDRLDAWAKDAKFILGRELRHTIERVSPEAARPDEPAPQD from the coding sequence ATGGCGCCGATGTCGAAACAGAACCCGCTGCCGTTCCCCGGCGAAGAATCCCAGTCGACGCCCGCCGATACGGTGCCGGCGTCCCCCTCGACCGGTACCGGCCCGAACCCGGTACCGCCGCCCGCGCACGCGCGTCCGGCGGGCCGCCGCCCGCTGTGGGCTCGCCTGCTCGGCCGCCTGGTCGAGCCGTGGCTGTCGCTGAAGATCGAACCGGAAGACCCGGGCCAGTACAACGATGGCCGCCCCGTCATGTACGTGCTGGAGGACTACGGCCTGTCCAATGCGCTGATCCTGGACAAGGCCTGCCGCCAGGCCGGCCTGCCGTCGCCGCTGGTGCCGCTGGCCGGTGACCCGACCGGCCGCAAGCGTGCCTACCTGGCGCTGTCGCGGCGCAGCTCCAGCAACTCGCTGATTCCCGAGCAGCGCGGCGCCAAGACCCACTCCGATTCGCTGGCCAAGGTGCTGCAGGCCCATCGCGTGCGCGATGACCTGGACGTGCACCTGGTGCCGGTGTCGATCTTCGTCGGCCGCGCCCCGGACAAGCAGAGCGGCTGGTTCGCGGTACTGTTCTCGGAAAACTGGGCGCTGGTCGGCCGCTTCCGCCGCCTGCTGGCGGTGCTGCTCAACGGCCGCAGCACCATCGTCCGCTTCGCCCCGCCGATCTCGCTGCGCAGCACCGTGGACGAAGGCCTGGAGCCGGAGCGCACGGTGCGCAAGCTGCAGCGCGTGCTGCGTACCCATTTCCGCCGCATCCGTGAATCGGTGATCGGCCCCGACCTGTCGACGCGGCGCCTGCTGGTGGACCAGGTGTTGGCCGCCGAACCGGTGCGCGAAGCGATCGCCGCACAGGCCAAGCGCGACAATTCGAAGCCGGCCGATGCCTGGAAGAAGGCACACGCCTACGCCTGGGAAATCGCCGCGGATTACTCCAGCCCGGTGGTGCGCTCGGCCAGCTTCATGCTCAGCCACGTGTGGAACCGCATCTATGCGGGCGTGCTGGTGCACCACCTGGACAAGTTCAAGGCCGCCGCGCCGGGCCACGAAGTGGTCTACGTGCCCAGCCACCGCAGCCACATGGACTACCTGCTGCTGTCGTACCTGCTGTACGACCGTGGCATCGTGCCGCCGCACATCGTGGCCGGCATCAACCTGAACCTGCCGGTGGTCGGCACCCTGCTGCGCAAGGGCGGTGCGTTCTTCATCCGCCGCTCGATCCGTGGCAACGCGTTGTATTCGGCGGTGCTCAGCGAATACGTCGCGCAGCTGGTGGCCGGTGGGTATTCTCTGGAGTACTTCGTCGAAGGTGGCCGCTCGCGTACCGGCCGCCTGCTGCAGCCCAAGGGCGGCATGATCTCGATGACGCTGCGCGCGTTCCTGCGCCAGCCGCGCAAGCCGGTGCTGTTCCAGCCCATCTACATCGGCTACGAGAAGCTGATGGAAGGCGGCAGCTACCTGGACGAACTGTCCGGCCGGCCGAAGGAAAAGGAATCGATCTGGTCGCTGTTGTGGGGCATCCCCAAGGTGCTCAAGCAGAACTACGGCCAGGTGGTGGTGAACTTCGGTGAGCCGATCGCGCTGAACGACGTGCTGGCCGAGAAGGCGCCGGAGTGGGGCGGCGAAGCGGTGCCGGAGGACGAGAAGCCGTCGTGGCTGTCGACCACCGTCGATACGCTGGCCGAGCGCATCCAGGTACGCGTCAACGGTGCCGCCGACGTCAATCCGATCAACCTGCTGGCGCTGGCCCTGCTGTCCACGCCGAAGCACGCGATGGGCGAGGCCGACCTGATCGCGCAGATCGAACTGTGCAAGACCCTGCTGGTCGAGATGCCGTACTCGGACCGGGTGACGGTGACCCCGCACTCGCCGGAGCGGATCATCGCCCACGCCGAGGAAATCAACGTCCTCACCCGCATCAAGCACCCGCTGGGCGATGTGCTCAGCGTCAGCGGCGACACCGCGGTGCTGCTCAGCTACTTCCGCAACAATGTGGTGCACCTGTTCACCGCATCGTCGTGGGTGGCCTGCTGCTTCCAGAACAACCGCCGCATGAGCCGTACCGGCCTGGTCCAGCTGGGCCGCACGGTGTATCCGTTCCTGCAGGCCGAACTTTTCCTGCCGTGGAGCGAGGACGAGTTCGCCCAGCGCATCGACCAGACCATCGACGTGTTCGTGCGCGAAGGGCTGCTGCAGAACGTCAACGAAGACGACGGCGGCATCCTCGCGCGCAATACGGGGCAGACCGACGAGGTGTTCCGCCTGCGTGCGATCGGCCATTCGCTGCAGCAGGCCTTCGAGCGCTATTACATCGCCATCTCGGTGCTGGTGAAGAACGGCCCCGGCGTGCTCGGTACCGCCGAACTGGAAAGCCTGTGCCAGCAGGCCGCGCAGCGGCTGAGCCTGCTCTACGCACCGGCCGCGCCGGAGTTCTTCGACAAGTCGCTGTTCCGGGGCTTCATCCAGAAGCTGCGCGAGCTGCGCCTGGTGTGGCCGGACGAGAACAGCAAGCTGCTGTTCGACGATCGCCTGGATGCGTGGGCCAAGGATGCCAAGTTCATCCTCGGCCGTGAACTGCGCCACACCATCGAACGGGTCAGCCCGGAAGCGGCACGCCCGGACGAGCCTGCGCCGCAGGATTGA